A window from Pseudobutyrivibrio ruminis HUN009 encodes these proteins:
- a CDS encoding transglutaminase domain-containing protein codes for MGMTKSPKKKKKKTRMIYRLFIPLAAVIAVCLGVGAYFYYDYSSRVYSSCVVELGGEVSAADFLKNPDQTAEFTGDTVITTDFPGTYDVGIISGKYTYQCTLEVQDTVAPELTVKELTRTKEEIPAAQDFVESVSDLSGDVSVYFGEAISFDNYGQIPITIVAEDGSGNKTEADTVLNLVQEYDIEPPIIEGQLDKTVYAGTSVSFKTDVIVTDNVDTDIEVQVDSSKVDLDTPGEYTVVYTATDSMGNMDLKEGTITVIQQEYTEEDVFALADEVLEEIITDDMSAYDKAHAIYVWVQGNIGYSESEDSGDWLKGAYDGLKNRHGDCYNYFAVSKALLTRAGIPNEDIEIIPTATRHHYWNVIDCGEGWRHFDTTPRLDKSFKGFYLTDEELMTYSDAHYHSHNYDREIYTYFNDNQEQ; via the coding sequence ATGGGAATGACAAAATCGCCAAAAAAGAAAAAGAAAAAAACTAGAATGATATATAGGCTTTTCATACCATTAGCAGCTGTTATTGCAGTCTGCTTAGGTGTGGGAGCCTATTTTTATTATGACTATTCAAGCAGGGTGTATTCTAGCTGTGTTGTAGAACTTGGTGGGGAAGTTTCTGCAGCAGATTTTCTGAAGAATCCAGATCAGACAGCGGAGTTCACAGGTGACACAGTTATTACTACCGATTTTCCTGGCACCTATGATGTAGGGATTATCTCCGGTAAGTACACCTACCAATGCACTTTGGAGGTACAGGATACAGTTGCTCCAGAGCTTACTGTAAAGGAATTGACTCGCACAAAGGAAGAAATTCCAGCAGCCCAAGATTTTGTTGAATCTGTAAGTGATTTATCTGGGGATGTTTCAGTATATTTTGGTGAGGCCATAAGCTTTGATAATTATGGTCAGATTCCTATCACTATTGTTGCTGAGGATGGCTCAGGCAACAAGACAGAAGCAGATACAGTTCTAAATCTCGTTCAGGAATACGATATAGAGCCTCCAATTATTGAAGGCCAGCTTGATAAAACCGTATATGCAGGTACTTCTGTCAGCTTCAAAACTGATGTGATTGTTACCGACAATGTGGATACTGATATTGAGGTTCAGGTGGATAGTAGCAAGGTTGATTTGGATACACCTGGTGAGTACACTGTGGTCTATACAGCTACAGATTCCATGGGCAACATGGATTTAAAAGAAGGCACAATCACAGTGATTCAGCAGGAATACACTGAGGAAGATGTATTCGCTTTAGCTGATGAGGTACTGGAAGAAATAATCACAGATGATATGTCAGCCTATGATAAGGCTCATGCTATTTATGTGTGGGTGCAGGGTAATATCGGTTACAGCGAAAGTGAAGATAGTGGAGATTGGCTGAAGGGTGCCTACGATGGTCTTAAAAACAGACATGGTGACTGCTACAACTATTTTGCAGTAAGCAAGGCTTTGCTCACAAGGGCAGGCATTCCAAATGAGGATATCGAAATCATTCCAACAGCCACAAGACATCATTATTGGAATGTAATAGATTGTGGTGAGGGCTGGCGTCATTTTGACACCACACCACGACTGGACAAAAGTTTCAAAGGCTTCTATCTGACAGACGAGGAATTAATGACATACTCAGATGCTCATTATCATTCTCACAACTATGATAGAGAAATTTACACATATTTTAACGACAATCAGGAGCAATAA
- a CDS encoding MgtC/SapB family protein has protein sequence MVNTIIDYLQGMDDLAVAIRLVIATACGSLIGWERVVRRHSAGIRTFALVSLGSAVAAVLNIYLALIPNLNADVSRIPAGVVSGIGFLGAGTILVTGRNQIKGLTTAATLWVASCMGMAFGAGYLSVGFVCFILVLIANLLLMHLSTRVEENSRYVSLYIEVEETNGIKKLRKSFVGMGYQITSMNKTKDKTLSGTDTALMIDLDFKKRHSHLKLIDDLNNLDFVSYVEEV, from the coding sequence ATGGTAAATACGATAATAGATTACTTGCAGGGCATGGATGATTTGGCAGTGGCGATTAGACTGGTGATAGCGACAGCCTGTGGCAGTCTTATTGGATGGGAGCGTGTAGTTAGAAGACACAGCGCAGGTATTCGTACCTTTGCACTTGTCAGCTTAGGTTCAGCAGTTGCCGCAGTATTAAATATCTATCTGGCCCTTATTCCTAACCTGAATGCTGATGTAAGCCGTATTCCAGCAGGCGTTGTCAGCGGTATTGGCTTCCTTGGTGCAGGTACTATTCTTGTTACAGGACGAAATCAAATAAAAGGTCTTACAACAGCCGCAACACTTTGGGTTGCTTCATGTATGGGTATGGCTTTTGGTGCAGGATATTTATCAGTGGGGTTTGTATGCTTTATCCTTGTACTTATTGCTAATCTTTTACTTATGCACTTAAGCACACGTGTTGAGGAAAATAGCCGATATGTGAGCCTTTACATCGAAGTAGAAGAGACAAACGGTATCAAGAAGCTTCGTAAAAGCTTCGTAGGAATGGGCTATCAAATCACTAGCATGAATAAGACAAAGGATAAGACCTTATCTGGTACAGATACGGCGCTTATGATTGATTTGGACTTCAAGAAGAGACATTCACACTTAAAGCTTATCGATGATCTTAACAATCTTGATTTTGTAAGTTATGTTGAAGAAGTTTAA
- a CDS encoding glycoside hydrolase family 3 protein, producing MFWRKDIGGMSGKLFDENRFAAVARRAVAEGVVLLKNDGNVLPLQQGTTISLFGRSQYNYYKSGTGSGGMVNTKYVIGVKEALEADDRYNLNQDLKAIYDEWIKDNPFDAGIGWASEPWFQKEMVITPEIAKAAAAKSDVAIVLIGRTAGEDQDNSATEGSYLLTEDEHTMLKNVTEAFEKTIVLLNVGNIIDMKWVKKYNPTAVAYIWQGGQEGGNGVLDVLSGDVNPAGRLSDTIAYDIEDCPSTANFGKKKRNIQQEDIYVGYRYFETFAKDKVLYPFGFGLSYTSFDIKCKDLKFDVANGATVKATVTNTGARKGQQVVQLYLEKPQGKLGNPARVLVGFEKTKKIEPGETVECEIHVPTYYMSCYDDSGVTGHKSAYVLEQGTYTFYVGGDVRAEESASVDISETIVVDQKSELMAPTIDFTRFKPEANADETFSVVYEAVPTATKTTIEHRLQELPAEIPQTKDMGYKLVDVAKGKVSMDDFIAQLSDDDLVAIVRGEGMSSPKVTPGTGGAFGGVTDSLLGYGIPVACCTDGPSGIRMDSGKKAFAMPNGTLLASTWNLELMEELYQWEGLELRKNKVDVLLGPGMNLHRNPLNGRNFEYFSEDPFLTGKCAAYQLKGMHKYDITGTIKHFALNTQETSRHYAEHVASERAIRELYLKGYEIAVKEAGAHAVMTTYGPVNGRYTSSNFDLVTKILRDEWGFEGIVMTDWWAKGGNTGAGDGADMADIVAAQNDLYMVTTSAADNTNNDNSLEGLANGTVTRADYQRCAANICRFIISKPVFFRLINENNEIDNQLLDEADEEELSYDNMIDCNFKESDVFFVNPAEIKTGRDSANMLSVAIKERGDYRLNMTVRAKNLSALAQIPLTVFRDRDIVKTITLTGEDREWQTVSVDFTDCFASFYIKLYFAQDGMEIKDINVEFVCSKEQEIHDMLARLGED from the coding sequence ATGTTTTGGAGAAAGGATATTGGAGGAATGTCAGGAAAGCTATTTGACGAAAATAGATTTGCAGCTGTGGCTAGACGCGCAGTTGCTGAAGGTGTGGTGCTTTTGAAGAATGATGGTAATGTTTTACCACTTCAGCAAGGTACCACTATTTCATTGTTTGGACGTAGTCAGTACAACTACTATAAAAGCGGTACCGGCTCAGGTGGTATGGTTAATACCAAGTATGTTATTGGTGTAAAAGAAGCACTTGAGGCTGATGATAGATATAATCTGAATCAGGATTTAAAAGCTATCTATGATGAGTGGATTAAGGATAATCCATTTGATGCAGGAATCGGTTGGGCTAGTGAACCATGGTTCCAAAAGGAAATGGTAATCACTCCAGAAATAGCAAAAGCGGCAGCAGCTAAGTCGGATGTTGCAATTGTGCTAATCGGTCGTACAGCAGGTGAGGACCAGGATAATAGTGCAACAGAAGGAAGCTATCTTCTAACAGAAGATGAGCATACAATGCTGAAAAATGTTACCGAGGCCTTTGAAAAGACAATCGTTCTTTTGAATGTTGGTAACATTATCGATATGAAGTGGGTTAAAAAGTACAACCCAACCGCTGTTGCATATATCTGGCAGGGTGGACAGGAAGGTGGAAATGGTGTCCTTGATGTTTTATCAGGGGATGTAAATCCAGCAGGTCGTCTGTCTGATACTATCGCTTATGATATTGAGGATTGTCCATCTACAGCAAACTTTGGCAAAAAGAAGAGAAACATCCAGCAGGAAGATATCTATGTTGGATACAGATATTTTGAAACATTTGCAAAGGATAAGGTTCTATATCCATTTGGATTTGGATTATCTTACACAAGCTTTGATATTAAGTGCAAGGACCTAAAGTTTGATGTTGCTAATGGCGCTACTGTGAAGGCAACAGTTACTAACACCGGTGCACGCAAAGGACAGCAGGTTGTCCAGCTTTATTTAGAAAAACCTCAGGGCAAGCTTGGAAATCCAGCTAGAGTGTTGGTAGGCTTTGAAAAGACAAAGAAAATTGAGCCTGGTGAAACAGTGGAATGTGAAATCCATGTACCAACATACTATATGTCTTGCTACGATGACTCTGGCGTTACAGGCCACAAAAGCGCCTATGTGCTAGAGCAGGGAACTTATACATTCTACGTAGGTGGCGATGTGCGAGCAGAGGAGTCAGCATCAGTAGATATTTCTGAAACTATTGTGGTGGATCAGAAGTCAGAGCTTATGGCACCTACCATTGACTTCACAAGATTTAAGCCTGAGGCAAATGCAGATGAAACATTCTCAGTTGTTTACGAAGCTGTTCCAACTGCAACTAAAACTACAATCGAGCATCGTCTGCAGGAGCTTCCAGCTGAAATCCCTCAGACAAAGGATATGGGCTACAAGCTTGTGGATGTTGCTAAAGGCAAGGTTTCTATGGATGACTTTATTGCTCAGCTTTCAGACGATGATTTGGTAGCAATAGTTAGAGGAGAGGGCATGAGCTCTCCAAAGGTTACACCAGGAACAGGTGGAGCATTTGGTGGTGTTACAGATTCGCTTTTAGGCTATGGTATTCCAGTTGCTTGCTGTACAGATGGCCCTTCTGGAATCAGAATGGATTCAGGAAAGAAAGCTTTTGCTATGCCAAATGGAACACTTCTTGCAAGCACTTGGAATCTTGAATTAATGGAAGAGCTTTACCAGTGGGAAGGTTTGGAGCTTCGTAAAAATAAAGTAGATGTATTGCTTGGACCAGGTATGAACCTTCACAGAAATCCTTTGAATGGTAGAAACTTTGAGTATTTTTCAGAGGATCCATTCCTTACAGGAAAATGTGCAGCATACCAGTTAAAGGGTATGCATAAATACGACATTACAGGAACAATAAAGCATTTTGCCTTGAATACACAGGAGACATCTCGTCACTATGCGGAGCATGTGGCATCAGAGCGAGCAATCAGAGAGCTTTATTTAAAGGGATATGAGATTGCTGTTAAGGAAGCAGGCGCTCATGCGGTAATGACCACTTACGGTCCAGTCAACGGAAGATACACATCTTCAAACTTCGATTTAGTTACAAAAATCCTTAGGGATGAATGGGGCTTTGAAGGTATTGTAATGACAGACTGGTGGGCAAAAGGTGGAAATACAGGAGCTGGAGATGGGGCAGATATGGCAGATATCGTAGCTGCTCAAAACGACCTTTACATGGTTACAACAAGTGCTGCAGACAACACCAACAATGACAATTCATTGGAAGGACTAGCAAATGGTACAGTAACCAGAGCTGACTACCAGCGCTGCGCTGCTAACATTTGTAGATTCATTATTTCAAAGCCAGTGTTCTTTAGACTTATAAATGAAAACAATGAGATAGATAATCAGCTTTTAGATGAGGCAGATGAGGAAGAGCTTTCATATGACAACATGATAGACTGTAATTTTAAGGAAAGTGATGTCTTTTTCGTTAATCCAGCTGAAATCAAAACAGGACGAGATAGTGCCAACATGCTTTCTGTTGCAATCAAGGAACGAGGGGATTACAGGCTTAACATGACTGTGCGTGCAAAGAACCTCAGTGCTCTTGCACAAATTCCTTTGACAGTTTTCAGAGATAGAGATATCGTAAAGACGATAACCCTCACAGGAGAGGACAGAGAGTGGCAGACAGTTTCTGTAGATTTCACAGACTGCTTTGCAAGCTTCTATATCAAGCTTTACTTTGCCCAGGATGGTATGGAGATAAAAGATATTAACGTAGAATTTGTATGCTCAAAGGAGCAGGAGATTCACGATATGCTTGCTCGACTTGGAGAGGATTAA
- a CDS encoding helicase HerA-like domain-containing protein: protein MIREGKIWVANTEKSEPVYLLPQMSNRHGLIAGATGTGKTITLKVLAEAFSDLGVPVFLADVKGDIAGMINPGQDSADMQERIKRFGLDKAGFEYHGYPVTLWDIYGKNGIQARTTITEMGPLLLSRILGLNDNQSSILSIVFKIADESNLALIDTKDLKSMLNYVSDNNKEFEADYGTLNKQSIGAIQRAVVALEIAGGDKFFGEPAMDIRDFLTLGEQGRGMIHILDSQSLVNDGRLYSTFLLWLLSELFETMPEVGDLDKPKMVFFFDEAHLLFNDTPKPLLDKIEQVVKLIRSKGVGVFFVTQNPRDIPDGVLAQLGNKVQHALHAYTPAEQKAVKAAADSFRENPAFKTADIIEALGTGEAVVSFLQEDGTPSIVEKVAVLPPQSQMGGIDDASRDKAIKSSMLYSKYANGVDAESAYELLLRMGVEKEQAEALAKEEEEAAKAKAKEEAAAAKAAEREKEKEANRKKRAAKSVGTTVAGTVGRELGKKVGKQIGGKFGQTLGGNTGAQLFRGILNTLIK, encoded by the coding sequence ATGATTAGAGAAGGTAAGATTTGGGTTGCAAATACGGAAAAGTCAGAACCGGTATATTTACTACCACAGATGTCAAATAGACATGGACTTATCGCTGGTGCCACAGGTACAGGAAAGACAATAACACTTAAGGTTTTGGCGGAAGCATTTTCTGATTTGGGTGTACCTGTTTTCCTTGCAGATGTAAAAGGGGATATTGCAGGAATGATTAATCCAGGCCAGGATAGTGCCGATATGCAGGAGCGCATTAAAAGGTTTGGACTTGATAAGGCTGGCTTTGAGTACCATGGATATCCTGTTACTCTTTGGGATATCTACGGCAAAAATGGTATTCAGGCACGTACCACAATTACGGAAATGGGCCCACTTTTACTTTCTAGAATTCTTGGCTTAAACGATAATCAAAGTAGCATACTTTCCATTGTGTTTAAAATCGCAGATGAAAGCAATCTTGCCTTAATAGATACAAAAGATTTAAAGTCCATGCTTAACTATGTGTCTGATAATAATAAGGAGTTTGAAGCTGACTATGGAACTCTCAATAAGCAAAGCATAGGTGCTATCCAGAGAGCTGTAGTTGCTCTTGAAATAGCAGGGGGAGATAAGTTCTTTGGCGAGCCTGCTATGGATATCAGAGACTTTCTTACATTAGGTGAGCAGGGCAGAGGTATGATTCATATTTTGGATAGCCAAAGCCTTGTAAACGACGGCAGATTATATTCCACATTCCTTCTTTGGTTGCTTTCTGAACTCTTTGAAACAATGCCAGAGGTGGGCGATTTGGACAAGCCAAAGATGGTATTCTTCTTTGATGAAGCTCATCTTTTATTCAATGATACACCAAAGCCTTTGCTTGATAAGATTGAGCAGGTGGTAAAGCTTATCCGTTCAAAGGGAGTCGGCGTATTCTTCGTTACACAGAATCCTCGTGATATTCCAGATGGAGTATTGGCACAGCTTGGCAACAAGGTACAGCATGCACTTCATGCGTACACTCCAGCAGAGCAAAAGGCTGTGAAGGCAGCGGCAGATTCCTTCAGAGAGAATCCTGCATTCAAGACAGCAGATATAATCGAAGCCCTTGGAACAGGAGAGGCAGTTGTTTCATTCTTGCAGGAGGATGGCACTCCATCAATCGTAGAAAAGGTTGCTGTTCTACCACCTCAGTCCCAAATGGGTGGAATTGATGATGCTTCTAGAGATAAGGCTATAAAGTCTAGTATGCTCTATTCTAAATATGCAAATGGGGTAGATGCTGAGTCAGCCTACGAACTACTTCTTCGTATGGGTGTAGAAAAGGAACAGGCAGAAGCTCTCGCAAAGGAAGAGGAAGAAGCTGCAAAAGCCAAGGCAAAAGAGGAGGCTGCAGCAGCAAAAGCAGCAGAGCGTGAAAAGGAAAAGGAAGCCAATCGCAAGAAGCGCGCAGCAAAATCAGTAGGTACAACTGTGGCAGGCACTGTAGGACGTGAGCTTGGCAAAAAGGTTGGCAAGCAAATCGGAGGAAAGTTTGGTCAGACACTTGGTGGCAACACTGGCGCTCAGTTGTTTAGAGGTATCCTTAATACGTTGATTAAGTAA
- a CDS encoding hydrogenase maturation nickel metallochaperone HypA: MHELAVTQYVFELVNKQAEKNNLSKVNSIHLLIGDQCDYVPEIIEEYLQVMSEGTPLDGVKVDAKVKESKVVCKDCGAEFTRHEFKDVCLKCGSNNLKLNRCTDFIVERIEAE, from the coding sequence ATGCACGAACTAGCAGTGACACAATATGTTTTTGAATTAGTCAATAAACAGGCCGAAAAAAACAATCTTTCAAAAGTAAATAGTATTCATTTACTGATAGGAGATCAGTGTGATTATGTACCTGAGATTATCGAAGAATATCTGCAGGTCATGAGCGAGGGAACACCTCTTGATGGAGTAAAGGTGGATGCCAAAGTTAAGGAATCGAAGGTTGTATGTAAGGACTGTGGCGCAGAGTTTACCAGACATGAATTCAAGGATGTTTGCTTAAAATGTGGGAGTAATAATTTAAAACTTAATCGATGCACCGATTTCATTGTGGAAAGAATCGAAGCAGAGTAG
- a CDS encoding PTS transporter subunit IIC: MRDFLKRKNIEISVKRYLVDALGAMAQGLFCSLLIGTIINTIGTQFGIGFLTVPVATVAGVEYTVGGLATAMSGPAMAVAIGYALQAPPLVLFSLITVGFASNALGGAGGPLAVLFVAIISAEIGKAVSKETKIDILVTPLVTIGVGIALSAWWAPALGKAASSVGTLIMWATTKQPFVMGILVSVIVGIALTLPISSAAICAALSLTGLAGGAAVAGCCAQMVGFAFMSFKENKWGGLISQGIGTSMLQMGNIIKNPRIWIAPILCSAITGPLATCLFKLEMNGPAVSSGMGTCGLVGQIGVYTGWVNDVAAGSKAAITAFDWIGLILICFILPAVLCPIFNKIAMKLGWVKDGDMKLQ, translated from the coding sequence ATGCGAGATTTTTTGAAAAGAAAAAACATCGAGATTTCTGTTAAAAGATATCTTGTAGATGCTCTTGGGGCCATGGCCCAAGGATTGTTCTGTTCACTTCTTATTGGAACAATCATCAATACCATTGGAACTCAGTTTGGAATTGGATTTTTGACTGTGCCTGTAGCTACTGTTGCTGGTGTGGAGTACACCGTTGGTGGTCTTGCTACAGCCATGAGTGGTCCTGCTATGGCAGTTGCAATTGGATATGCTCTTCAGGCACCGCCTCTTGTACTGTTTTCACTTATCACAGTAGGATTTGCTTCAAATGCTCTTGGTGGGGCAGGTGGTCCACTTGCAGTTTTATTTGTAGCAATCATTTCAGCAGAAATTGGTAAAGCAGTTTCAAAGGAAACAAAAATCGATATTTTGGTTACACCTCTTGTAACAATAGGTGTTGGTATTGCTCTTTCAGCTTGGTGGGCTCCAGCACTTGGAAAGGCTGCCAGCTCAGTAGGAACACTTATTATGTGGGCAACAACAAAGCAGCCATTTGTTATGGGAATTCTTGTATCAGTAATCGTAGGTATTGCACTTACACTTCCTATTTCATCTGCAGCTATTTGCGCAGCACTATCACTTACAGGACTAGCAGGTGGTGCAGCAGTAGCAGGATGCTGTGCACAGATGGTAGGCTTTGCTTTCATGAGCTTTAAGGAAAACAAATGGGGTGGTCTTATTTCACAGGGCATTGGTACATCAATGCTCCAAATGGGAAATATTATCAAGAATCCTCGTATTTGGATAGCACCTATTTTGTGTTCAGCCATCACAGGTCCACTTGCAACATGCCTTTTCAAGCTTGAGATGAACGGACCAGCCGTTTCATCAGGTATGGGTACATGCGGTCTGGTAGGTCAGATTGGTGTGTATACAGGCTGGGTAAATGATGTGGCAGCCGGCTCAAAAGCTGCAATCACAGCATTTGACTGGATTGGTTTAATACTTATTTGCTTTATCCTTCCAGCAGTGCTTTGCCCAATCTTCAACAAGATTGCGATGAAGCTTGGATGGGTTAAAGACGGAGACATGAAACTTCAATAA
- a CDS encoding aspartate/glutamate racemase family protein, producing MKKLGIIGGLGPMATAYFMRRIIEMTDAATDQDNIEMVIYNSPSIPDRTGYILDNTKESPLPKIIDLASRLELQDVDYIAIPCITAHYFHQQIAKSVDVPVSNGIREAADYLSEHGIKKVGIMATDGTVSTKLFDSVFMDYGIQCVYPDGEYQKLVMSIIYDEVKAGKPVSMKEFELVKNQLLDSGAEVVILGCTELSIAKRDNHIEGVLDIIDVLARDCVMKCARLRPEYKELIYKEG from the coding sequence ATGAAAAAGTTAGGTATAATAGGTGGCCTGGGACCTATGGCTACAGCATATTTTATGCGCCGCATTATAGAGATGACAGATGCAGCCACCGACCAGGATAATATTGAAATGGTGATTTATAATTCCCCATCTATTCCAGACCGCACAGGCTATATCTTGGACAATACAAAGGAAAGTCCACTGCCAAAGATTATTGATTTGGCAAGTCGATTGGAATTACAGGATGTGGATTATATAGCAATTCCATGTATCACTGCACACTATTTCCATCAGCAGATAGCAAAGAGTGTGGATGTGCCAGTTTCCAATGGAATTAGAGAAGCAGCAGATTATTTATCAGAGCATGGTATAAAAAAGGTTGGCATCATGGCCACTGATGGAACAGTTTCAACCAAGCTTTTTGACTCCGTGTTTATGGATTATGGCATTCAGTGCGTTTACCCGGACGGGGAATATCAAAAGCTTGTAATGAGCATCATTTATGATGAGGTAAAGGCAGGCAAGCCTGTTTCCATGAAGGAATTTGAGTTGGTTAAAAATCAGCTTTTAGATTCCGGAGCGGAAGTAGTTATTTTAGGATGTACAGAGCTTTCTATAGCAAAAAGAGATAATCATATAGAAGGTGTTCTTGACATAATAGATGTTTTGGCAAGGGATTGTGTAATGAAATGCGCAAGGCTCAGGCCAGAATACAAAGAATTAATATATAAAGAAGGATAA
- a CDS encoding formate/nitrite transporter family protein, which produces MDKIFNSPEEVIEANICGGEKKVSLPLLKMILLGIMAGAFIALGAATSSTAAHAVTNVGLSRFVAGAIFPVGLMLITFIGGELFTGNCLTSMGAMDHRFSWGKVVRDLCIIWLSNLVGALIIVALTYFSGNLDYSAGLLGAYSIKVALGKATITPIKGIASGILCNILVCAAILMGAAAKDISGKIWAIFFPIMAFVVGGFEHCVANMFYIPMGMLAATNDTYVAKAAEAYGITADQLANLSVAGFFANQIPVTIGNILGGMIFVGLPCYLAHCKKN; this is translated from the coding sequence ATGGACAAAATTTTCAATTCACCAGAAGAGGTGATAGAGGCAAATATTTGTGGAGGGGAGAAGAAGGTTAGCCTTCCACTTCTAAAGATGATATTGCTTGGAATTATGGCAGGAGCATTTATTGCTCTTGGTGCTGCCACCAGTTCAACAGCTGCTCATGCAGTAACAAATGTGGGGCTTTCTCGTTTTGTGGCGGGAGCTATTTTCCCAGTAGGACTTATGCTTATCACATTTATTGGTGGAGAGCTTTTCACAGGCAACTGTCTTACATCAATGGGGGCAATGGACCACAGATTTTCATGGGGAAAGGTGGTCAGAGATCTTTGTATCATTTGGTTATCTAATCTGGTTGGAGCCTTAATCATAGTGGCTCTCACTTATTTCTCAGGAAATCTTGACTATTCAGCAGGTTTGCTAGGTGCATACTCAATAAAGGTTGCTCTTGGGAAAGCTACAATCACTCCTATAAAAGGAATTGCATCGGGAATACTTTGTAATATTCTGGTTTGTGCCGCCATCTTAATGGGTGCAGCAGCAAAGGATATTTCTGGTAAGATTTGGGCTATTTTCTTTCCTATCATGGCATTTGTGGTAGGTGGATTTGAGCACTGCGTTGCAAACATGTTTTACATTCCAATGGGCATGCTTGCTGCTACCAATGATACATATGTTGCAAAGGCTGCAGAGGCATACGGTATCACCGCAGATCAGCTTGCTAATCTTTCTGTGGCTGGATTTTTTGCAAATCAAATTCCAGTCACAATCGGAAATATCTTAGGCGGAATGATTTTTGTTGGTTTGCCATGTTATTTGGCTCACTGCAAAAAGAATTAG